A genomic segment from Luteibacter aegosomatis encodes:
- a CDS encoding GntR family transcriptional regulator, with product MESALVAEYQRLQHDPAARQPLAYMRLRRAIRNVIENGEVQVGHALPSERDLARVLTLSRVTVRKAIGGLVEDGLLTQRHGAGTFVSERIVKPLSRMTSFTEDLRARGLNPRSEFFERAIGEVTPEESMAMNLSPGTQVVRLHRLRYAGDEPLAIERSAVPLSLLPDPQLVEDSLYEALDKLGNRPLRALQRLRAVVLGPAQTRLLRLSAGSAGLNIERRSFLEDGRIVEFTCSWYRGDIYDFVAELQSD from the coding sequence ATGGAAAGCGCCCTCGTCGCCGAATACCAACGCCTGCAGCACGATCCGGCCGCCCGGCAACCGCTGGCGTACATGCGCCTGCGCCGGGCCATCCGCAACGTGATCGAAAACGGCGAGGTCCAGGTGGGCCACGCGCTGCCCAGCGAGCGCGACCTGGCCCGGGTGCTGACCTTGTCGCGGGTGACCGTGCGCAAGGCTATCGGCGGCCTGGTGGAAGACGGCCTGCTCACCCAGCGCCACGGCGCGGGCACCTTCGTTTCCGAGCGCATCGTCAAGCCGCTCTCGCGGATGACCAGCTTCACCGAGGATCTGCGGGCCCGCGGGCTCAACCCGCGGTCGGAGTTCTTCGAGCGCGCCATCGGCGAGGTCACCCCGGAAGAGTCCATGGCGATGAACCTCTCGCCGGGCACCCAGGTGGTACGCCTGCATCGGCTGCGCTACGCCGGCGACGAGCCGCTGGCGATCGAGCGCAGCGCGGTGCCGCTCTCCCTGCTCCCCGATCCGCAGCTGGTGGAGGATTCGCTCTACGAAGCCCTCGACAAGCTCGGCAATCGCCCGTTGCGCGCCCTGCAGCGCCTGCGCGCGGTCGTCCTCGGCCCCGCGCAGACGCGCCTGCTGCGCCTTTCGGCCGGCAGCGCCGGCCTCAACATCGAGCGGCGCAGCTTCCTGGAAGACGGACGCATCGTCGAATTCACCTGTTCCTGGTATCGCGGCGATATCTACGATTTCGTCGCCGAACTGCAAAGCGACTGA